A genome region from Bradyrhizobium commune includes the following:
- a CDS encoding DUF1045 domain-containing protein, whose protein sequence is MTGFPRYAIYFAAGADHALSRFGADLLGYDAYTGGELPFPEDALRVAPDWRDVSSDPRKYGYHATLKAPMALAPGTTEAELTTACASFAGTARPIPVIRPVVDSISGFIAVIPAEPVAELQQLAADCVREFDSFRAALTAEDRVRRRPEKLTERQRDYLDRWGYPYVIEEFRFHMTLTGRLDAERRGPILAMLRTRFATLKLDRLTIDRIALFRQDDAKARFRIIGEWALVQPS, encoded by the coding sequence ATGACAGGTTTCCCCCGCTACGCGATCTATTTTGCCGCCGGTGCCGACCATGCGCTGTCGCGCTTCGGCGCGGATCTGCTCGGCTACGATGCCTACACCGGCGGCGAATTGCCCTTTCCGGAAGATGCATTGCGTGTCGCGCCGGATTGGCGCGACGTCAGCAGCGATCCCCGCAAGTACGGCTATCACGCCACGCTGAAGGCGCCGATGGCGCTCGCGCCCGGCACGACCGAGGCTGAGCTCACGACTGCCTGCGCGTCGTTTGCCGGCACCGCGCGGCCGATCCCGGTGATCCGCCCCGTGGTCGATTCCATCAGCGGGTTCATTGCCGTGATTCCGGCCGAGCCGGTCGCCGAGCTCCAGCAGCTCGCCGCCGATTGCGTGCGCGAATTCGACAGCTTTCGCGCCGCTCTCACCGCAGAAGATCGCGTGCGGCGCAGACCTGAGAAGCTGACCGAGCGGCAGCGCGACTATCTCGACCGCTGGGGTTATCCTTACGTGATCGAAGAATTTCGCTTCCACATGACGCTGACGGGGCGGCTCGATGCGGAACGGCGCGGGCCGATCTTGGCGATGCTGCGCACGCGGTTTGCGACGTTGAAGCTTGACAGGCTGACGATCGATCGCATTGCGCTGTTCAGGCAGGATGATGCCAAGGCAAGATTCCGCATCATCGGCGAGTGGGCGCTGGTGCAACCTTCGTAG
- a CDS encoding alpha-D-ribose 1-methylphosphonate 5-triphosphate diphosphatase, translating to MTDIFLEGGRALIGSELVETSLAVSGTDIAQVDAPRGRARLAIDARNLLVLPGIVDLHGDAFERQMMPRAGVDFPIDVALADTDRQVISNGITTVFHATTWSWEPGLRSGDNARRLLEAIERQRPHFAADTRFHLRHETYNLDAEAEIGQWLAEGRVDLFAFNDHMDGVVADISNPRKRNRMVERTGLSSEDFDRLVAHIVSRAADVPASIIRLAAAARSAEVRMLSHDDATPAMRRAFREMGVTLAEFPVNEETAREAANHGDAIVYGAPNVLRGGSHTGWTRASDMIAKGLCSVLASDYYYPAPLLATFRLAADGVLPLTEAWKLVSAAPAQATGLADRGTLAAGRRADILLVDGSEPLRPRLVAVIAAGKLVHLTDATRLLGAAATPRETVVAA from the coding sequence GTGACAGACATTTTCCTTGAAGGTGGCCGGGCCCTGATCGGCTCCGAGCTCGTCGAAACTTCACTCGCCGTGTCCGGCACGGACATCGCGCAGGTCGATGCGCCCCGCGGTCGCGCGCGGCTGGCGATCGACGCCCGCAATTTGCTGGTGCTGCCCGGCATCGTCGATCTCCATGGCGACGCCTTCGAGCGGCAGATGATGCCGCGCGCCGGCGTCGATTTCCCGATCGACGTCGCGCTCGCCGACACCGACCGCCAGGTCATCAGCAACGGCATCACCACGGTGTTCCACGCGACGACCTGGTCGTGGGAGCCGGGGCTGCGCAGCGGCGACAATGCGCGGCGCCTGCTCGAGGCGATCGAGCGGCAGCGCCCGCATTTCGCCGCCGATACCCGCTTCCATCTGCGGCACGAGACCTACAATCTCGACGCCGAGGCCGAGATCGGCCAGTGGCTCGCCGAGGGCCGTGTCGACCTGTTCGCCTTCAACGACCACATGGACGGGGTCGTCGCCGACATCTCCAATCCGCGCAAGCGCAACCGCATGGTGGAGCGCACGGGACTGTCGAGCGAGGATTTTGACAGGCTCGTCGCCCATATCGTGTCACGCGCAGCCGACGTTCCGGCGTCGATCATCCGGCTCGCTGCTGCGGCACGCAGCGCCGAGGTCCGGATGCTCTCGCATGACGATGCCACGCCGGCGATGCGCCGGGCATTTCGCGAGATGGGCGTGACGCTCGCCGAATTTCCGGTCAACGAGGAGACGGCGCGCGAGGCCGCGAACCATGGCGATGCCATCGTCTACGGCGCGCCGAATGTCTTGCGCGGCGGCAGCCACACCGGCTGGACCAGGGCGTCCGACATGATCGCAAAAGGGCTCTGCTCGGTGCTGGCGTCGGATTACTACTACCCTGCGCCGCTGCTCGCCACGTTCCGGCTCGCGGCCGACGGCGTGCTGCCACTGACCGAGGCCTGGAAACTGGTCTCAGCCGCACCGGCCCAAGCGACCGGCCTTGCCGATCGCGGCACGCTCGCTGCCGGGCGCCGCGCCGACATTCTGCTGGTCGACGGCAGCGAGCCGCTGCGGCCGCGGCTCGTTGCGGTGATCGCTGCCGGAAAGCTCGTGCATCTGACCGACGCGACGCGGCTGCTCGGCGCGGCGGCGACGCCGCGCGAGACTGTTGTCGCGGCATAG
- a CDS encoding chloramphenicol acetyltransferase, which yields MAKVLSVQPTIDPSAKLHETRLGAYTEVGARTILHEVAMGDYSYVVNDAEITYTTIGKFCSIAAVTRINPGNHPMHRATQAHFTYRSSAYFPGESDDEEFFDWRRQHHVHIGHDVWIGHGAIVLPGRNIGTGAVIAAGAIVTKDVPAYAIVAGNPARIVRRRFSEEVAGRLARLAWWDWDHDKLRAALPDFRKLAIEDFLTTYEAGAHSSASKRTVVA from the coding sequence ATGGCCAAGGTGCTTTCGGTCCAGCCGACCATCGATCCTTCGGCGAAGCTGCACGAGACCAGGCTTGGCGCCTATACCGAGGTCGGCGCCCGCACCATCCTGCATGAAGTCGCGATGGGAGATTATTCCTACGTCGTGAACGACGCAGAGATCACCTACACGACGATCGGAAAATTCTGCTCGATTGCGGCGGTGACGCGCATCAATCCCGGCAATCATCCGATGCATCGCGCGACGCAGGCGCATTTCACCTATCGCTCCAGTGCCTACTTCCCGGGCGAGAGCGACGACGAGGAATTCTTCGACTGGCGGCGCCAGCATCACGTCCATATCGGCCATGACGTCTGGATCGGCCATGGCGCGATCGTGCTGCCCGGCCGCAACATCGGCACCGGCGCGGTGATCGCGGCCGGCGCCATCGTCACCAAGGACGTGCCGGCCTACGCCATCGTCGCCGGCAATCCGGCGCGGATCGTGCGCCGCCGGTTCTCGGAAGAGGTTGCCGGACGGCTTGCAAGGCTGGCATGGTGGGACTGGGATCACGACAAATTGCGTGCAGCGCTGCCCGATTTCCGCAAGCTCGCGATTGAAGATTTCCTGACGACATACGAAGCAGGAGCACATTCCTCTGCCAGCAAACGAACCGTGGTCGCGTGA
- the phnC gene encoding phosphonate ABC transporter ATP-binding protein, whose protein sequence is MLVVEGLTCRFGAKAAVDDASFQIAPGSFVGVIGRSGAGKSTMLRMINRLATPTQGRILFDGLDVTALRGKELRQWRARSAMIFQQFNLVGRLDVLTNVLMGRLATMPAWRSLSQIWPEQDKALAMSALEQFDIAALAAQRADQLSGGQQQRVAIARALVQQPDIILADEPIASLDPRNTKIVMDALLRINKHFGITVLCNLHSLDLARSYCDRLIGMAQGRVVFDGAPAELTDLVARELYDLEAADVMGGTPAPAPEGVPALGTAAAA, encoded by the coding sequence ATGCTGGTGGTGGAAGGTCTGACGTGCCGCTTCGGCGCAAAAGCCGCGGTGGACGACGCTTCGTTTCAAATTGCCCCCGGCAGCTTCGTCGGTGTGATCGGGCGCTCCGGCGCCGGCAAATCGACCATGCTGCGCATGATCAATCGCCTCGCGACGCCGACACAGGGCCGCATCCTGTTCGACGGCCTCGACGTCACCGCGCTGCGCGGCAAGGAGCTGCGGCAGTGGCGGGCGCGCTCCGCGATGATCTTCCAGCAGTTCAACCTGGTCGGCCGGCTCGACGTTCTGACCAACGTCTTGATGGGACGTCTGGCCACCATGCCGGCCTGGCGCTCGCTGTCGCAGATCTGGCCCGAGCAGGACAAGGCGCTGGCGATGTCGGCGCTCGAGCAGTTCGATATCGCAGCACTCGCCGCCCAGCGCGCCGACCAGCTCTCCGGCGGCCAGCAGCAGCGCGTGGCGATTGCCCGTGCCCTGGTGCAGCAGCCCGACATCATCCTTGCCGACGAGCCGATCGCCTCGCTCGACCCGCGCAACACCAAGATCGTGATGGATGCGCTTTTGCGCATCAACAAGCATTTCGGCATCACCGTGCTCTGCAACCTGCATTCGCTCGACCTGGCGCGCAGCTATTGCGACCGCCTGATCGGCATGGCGCAGGGCCGGGTGGTGTTCGACGGCGCGCCGGCGGAGCTGACCGATCTGGTTGCGCGCGAGCTCTACGATCTCGAAGCCGCCGACGTCATGGGCGGCACGCCTGCGCCGGCGCCCGAGGGTGTCCCGGCGCTCGGAACCGCCGCTGCGGCTTGA
- the phnD gene encoding phosphonate ABC transporter substrate-binding protein, with protein MITRRLILAGAAALTFAGSASAEDWKTKYPEITFAVIPAENGSGVTERYGPFINYLSKELGVKVTLRVANDYAAVIEGQRAGNIHIGYYGPASFARARLTGVKTDAFVIDVNADGSKGYYSVFYVLAKSPYQKIEDLKGKNLGLVDPNSTSGNNMPRFKLNAMGIDPDAYFSKVVFTGSHENAVLALAQGTVDVAANWWNADDDSNLTRMLNKGMVKSTDGTVMKKEDFRIIVKSDLIINSPYAYLSDLPDDMKAAIKKAFLDAAQKDPEAFKKLSDGKNKPWEPIANDDYNKTIELIKFVDALRKKAS; from the coding sequence ATGATCACTCGCAGATTAATTCTTGCCGGCGCCGCCGCGCTCACCTTCGCCGGATCCGCCTCCGCCGAAGACTGGAAGACCAAATACCCGGAGATCACCTTCGCCGTGATCCCGGCCGAGAACGGCTCCGGCGTCACCGAGCGTTACGGCCCCTTCATCAACTACCTGTCGAAGGAGCTCGGTGTGAAGGTGACGCTGCGTGTCGCCAACGACTACGCCGCGGTCATCGAGGGGCAGCGCGCTGGCAACATCCACATCGGCTACTACGGCCCGGCCTCGTTCGCCCGCGCCCGCCTGACCGGCGTCAAGACCGACGCCTTCGTCATCGACGTCAATGCCGACGGCTCGAAGGGCTATTACTCGGTGTTCTACGTGCTGGCGAAGTCGCCGTACCAGAAGATCGAAGACCTCAAGGGCAAGAACCTTGGCCTGGTCGATCCGAACTCGACCTCGGGCAACAACATGCCGCGCTTCAAGCTGAACGCGATGGGCATCGATCCCGACGCCTATTTCTCCAAGGTCGTCTTCACCGGCAGCCACGAGAATGCCGTGCTGGCGCTGGCCCAGGGCACCGTCGACGTCGCCGCCAATTGGTGGAACGCCGACGACGATTCCAACCTGACCCGCATGCTCAACAAGGGCATGGTTAAGTCGACCGACGGCACCGTGATGAAGAAGGAAGACTTCCGCATCATTGTGAAGTCCGACCTCATCATCAACTCGCCCTACGCCTATCTCAGCGATCTGCCCGACGACATGAAGGCCGCGATCAAGAAGGCCTTCCTCGATGCGGCGCAGAAGGATCCCGAGGCGTTCAAGAAGCTCTCCGACGGCAAGAACAAGCCGTGGGAGCCGATCGCCAACGACGATTACAACAAGACCATCGAGCTGATTAAGTTCGTCGACGCTTTGCGCAAGAAGGCGTCCTGA
- the phnE gene encoding phosphonate ABC transporter, permease protein PhnE — protein MTIAVAILPEQQLAALNATYRKAVARKRLRLLAGLALFVVALIVASIGAEVNLRTFFTYFGNFISYFDRILTLDNGQRVWTNFGEWFWGLHKWLKLLGETLLISYVGTLSGAVLAFGLNFFAAENTSPAPWLRFTVRRLLEFARTVPGIVFALIFVIAFGLGPMAGVLAIAIHSTGALGKLFSEIVENADMKPVEGIRSTGASWLSCMRFAILPQVSAGYASYALLRFEINVREASVMGFVGAGGIGQELIVAIRKFYYSDVSAILITIIVTVFLIDITTGWVRGRLFGKEARN, from the coding sequence ATGACGATTGCGGTTGCGATCCTTCCCGAGCAGCAGCTCGCCGCCCTGAACGCCACCTATCGCAAGGCGGTTGCGCGCAAGCGCCTGCGGCTGCTGGCGGGGCTCGCCTTGTTCGTGGTCGCGCTGATCGTGGCCTCGATCGGCGCCGAAGTGAATTTGCGCACCTTCTTCACCTATTTCGGCAACTTCATCAGCTATTTCGACCGAATCCTCACCCTCGACAACGGTCAGCGGGTCTGGACTAATTTCGGCGAGTGGTTCTGGGGCCTGCATAAATGGCTGAAGCTGCTCGGCGAGACGCTGCTGATCAGTTATGTCGGCACGCTGTCCGGCGCCGTCCTCGCCTTCGGGCTCAATTTTTTCGCCGCTGAAAACACCTCGCCCGCGCCCTGGCTGCGCTTCACGGTTCGGCGCCTGCTCGAATTCGCCCGCACGGTGCCCGGCATCGTCTTCGCACTGATCTTCGTCATCGCCTTCGGCCTCGGGCCGATGGCGGGCGTGCTCGCGATCGCCATCCACTCCACTGGCGCGCTCGGAAAGCTGTTCTCGGAGATCGTCGAGAACGCCGACATGAAGCCGGTCGAGGGCATCCGCTCCACCGGCGCGAGCTGGCTCTCCTGCATGCGCTTTGCGATCCTGCCGCAGGTCTCGGCCGGCTACGCCAGCTACGCGCTGCTGCGCTTCGAGATCAATGTGCGCGAGGCCTCGGTGATGGGCTTTGTCGGTGCCGGCGGCATCGGGCAGGAGCTCATCGTCGCGATCCGCAAGTTCTACTATTCCGACGTCAGCGCGATCCTCATCACTATCATCGTCACGGTCTTCCTGATCGACATCACGACCGGCTGGGTGCGCGGCCGGCTGTTCGGCAAGGAGGCGCGGAATTGA
- the phnE gene encoding phosphonate ABC transporter, permease protein PhnE, producing the protein MLALALAIFVFGLVDLDFSPARLFSGLSQLGWISMMMIPPDPGSSLPLYLRALGETLSIALLGTTLAALLALPVSLLAARNVVPSIVRFPIRRFLDSIRGVDTLIWALVWINVVGLGPFAGVLAIAVSDFGAFGKLFSEAIEGADQKQVEGIRASGGSALHEIRFGLMPQVLPVIAGQVLYFIESNTRSATIIGIVGAGGIGLQLAEQIRVLEWQKVSFLILMILVAVAAIDFISGKLRFAIIGRRAVA; encoded by the coding sequence ATGCTCGCTCTCGCGCTCGCGATCTTCGTGTTCGGCCTGGTCGATCTCGATTTTTCGCCGGCGCGCCTGTTCTCTGGGCTGAGCCAGCTCGGCTGGATCAGCATGATGATGATCCCGCCCGATCCCGGCTCGTCGCTGCCGCTCTATCTGAGGGCGCTGGGCGAGACGCTGTCGATCGCGCTGCTCGGCACCACGCTCGCCGCGCTGCTCGCGCTGCCGGTCAGCCTGCTGGCGGCACGCAATGTCGTGCCGAGCATCGTCCGCTTTCCCATCCGGCGTTTCCTCGATTCAATCCGTGGCGTCGATACGCTGATCTGGGCGCTGGTCTGGATCAACGTCGTCGGCCTCGGCCCGTTTGCCGGTGTGCTCGCGATCGCGGTGTCGGATTTCGGCGCCTTCGGAAAACTGTTCTCGGAGGCGATCGAGGGCGCCGACCAGAAGCAGGTCGAAGGCATCCGCGCCTCCGGCGGCAGTGCGCTCCACGAAATCCGCTTCGGCCTGATGCCGCAGGTATTGCCTGTCATCGCCGGCCAGGTGCTTTATTTCATCGAGTCCAACACCCGCTCGGCCACCATCATCGGCATCGTCGGCGCCGGCGGCATCGGCCTCCAGCTCGCCGAGCAGATCCGCGTGCTGGAATGGCAGAAGGTGTCGTTCCTGATCCTGATGATCCTGGTCGCGGTCGCCGCGATCGATTTCATCTCCGGCAAGCTGCGCTTTGCGATCATTGGGCGAAGAGCGGTGGCGTAA
- the phnF gene encoding phosphonate metabolism transcriptional regulator PhnF has product MSMQDTASSGVALWRLVADGIERGIADGRFAAGDKLPGEMEIAETYRVNRHTVRRALAALAERGLVRAERGSGTYVEAQKLAYPLRSRTRFSEIVGAGGREPRGQLIEAGEDVATRELARELGLKIGAPLVRIEAIRLADRTPICVSTTWLSAELFPGAGEVFAATRSMTKLLEHYGVRDYRRGATRITAGIVDATDAARLDLPLGRPILVVDATDLDLDGKPLVTKHSRFAAERVEFLVES; this is encoded by the coding sequence ATGAGCATGCAGGACACCGCCTCTTCAGGCGTCGCGCTGTGGCGCCTCGTTGCCGACGGCATCGAGCGCGGCATCGCCGACGGCCGCTTCGCCGCCGGCGACAAATTGCCGGGCGAGATGGAAATCGCCGAAACCTATCGCGTGAACCGCCATACCGTGCGGCGGGCGCTGGCAGCCCTTGCCGAGCGTGGCCTGGTGCGGGCCGAGCGCGGCAGCGGAACCTATGTCGAGGCGCAGAAGCTCGCTTATCCGCTGCGCTCGCGTACCCGCTTCTCCGAGATCGTCGGTGCCGGCGGCCGCGAGCCGCGCGGCCAGCTGATCGAGGCCGGCGAGGATGTCGCAACCCGCGAGCTCGCGCGCGAGCTGGGACTGAAAATCGGCGCGCCCTTGGTGCGGATCGAAGCTATTCGCCTCGCCGACCGCACGCCGATCTGCGTCTCCACCACCTGGCTGTCTGCAGAGCTGTTTCCGGGCGCTGGCGAGGTGTTTGCGGCGACGCGCTCGATGACAAAACTGCTCGAGCATTACGGCGTGCGCGACTATCGCCGCGGCGCGACCCGGATCACCGCAGGCATCGTCGACGCCACCGACGCCGCGCGGCTCGACCTGCCGCTGGGTCGGCCGATCCTGGTGGTCGACGCCACCGACCTCGACCTCGACGGCAAGCCCCTGGTGACGAAGCATTCGCGCTTTGCCGCGGAGCGGGTGGAGTTTCTGGTGGAGTCGTAA
- the phnG gene encoding phosphonate C-P lyase system protein PhnG → MDSVTQRNTQQAQRKAAMAVLAHAEAGEIAARLRAIALPGLQDLRAPENGLVMLRGRVGGDGAPFNLGEATVSRAAVRLASGEVGFGYTLGRDGEKARLIALCDALVQSQDFAAIVERDVIAPLREQLMVERKQAAAETAATKVDFYTMVRGEG, encoded by the coding sequence GTGGATTCCGTGACCCAGCGCAATACCCAGCAAGCCCAGCGCAAGGCCGCCATGGCGGTGCTGGCGCACGCGGAGGCGGGCGAGATCGCCGCTCGCCTCCGCGCTATCGCCTTGCCCGGCCTTCAGGATCTGCGCGCACCGGAAAATGGCCTGGTGATGCTGCGCGGCCGCGTCGGCGGCGACGGCGCGCCGTTCAACCTCGGTGAGGCAACGGTGTCGCGTGCTGCGGTGCGGCTTGCGAGCGGCGAGGTCGGGTTCGGCTACACGCTGGGGCGGGACGGCGAGAAGGCGCGGCTGATCGCGCTGTGCGATGCGCTGGTGCAGTCGCAGGATTTTGCCGCGATCGTCGAGCGCGACGTTATCGCGCCGTTGCGCGAGCAGCTTATGGTCGAGCGGAAGCAGGCGGCGGCAGAGACCGCCGCCACGAAAGTTGATTTCTACACCATGGTGCGCGGTGAGGGGTGA